In Aedes albopictus strain Foshan chromosome 3, AalbF5, whole genome shotgun sequence, the following are encoded in one genomic region:
- the LOC134284129 gene encoding uncharacterized protein LOC134284129 — MESTLRELSLLEEKSALWRKHQQEQSELRRKCYEEEQRRIEEEYQQELVEIEEEFKKAVQKMRSEFSAKRKAVLRQHNGSKVSEGTAEEPNPSDKTQPQNDCTKASHSKNIDSPVSVPKSVISCDPVCTAHTKRGEIRKIIPADSSAVSFVSTRSLTSSINRNKRMYTTALLNESNYETEVVKTMSFVECDAYETCAKRNCLDECARRRRGRKRGDCHQMKTLLFDPGGNCALAVEGVGSFYSYLPQFVSTAVRCRHLIQGCCVAKRFANLEKHRTAGPISINWKI; from the coding sequence ATGGAAAGTACGTTGAGAGAACTTTCCCTTCTAGAAGAGAAGAGCGCGCTATGGCGGAAGCATCAACAAGAGCAGAGTGAGTTGCGGCGAAAATGTTATGAAGAAGAACAACGCCGAATTGAAGAAGAGTACCAGCAAGAGCTGGTGGAAATtgaggaagaattcaaaaaggcAGTACAGAAAATGAGGTCAGAATTCAGCGCGAAGAGGAAAGCAGTGTTACGGCAACACAACGGGAGTAAAGTCAGCGAGGGAACGGCGGAGGAGCCGAATCCGAGTGACAAAACCCAGCCGCAAAATGACTGCACTAAAGCATCGCATTCGAAAAATATAGACTCTCCAGTTTCTGTTCCGAAAAGCGTCATCAGCTGTGACCCAGTGTGTACGGCACACACAAAGCGCGGAGAGATCAGGAAAATAATACCAGCTGATTCTTCAGCTGTTTCGTTCGTTAGCACCCGATCGCTGACGTCATCGATCAACAGGAACAAACGAATGTATACTACAGCTCTACTGAATGAATCAAACTACGAAACTGAAGTCGTGAAAACAATGTCTTTTGTTGAGTGTGACGCGTACGAGACCTGTGCGAAACGAAACTGTTTGGATGAGTGTGCTCGCCGCCGGCGCGGTAGAAAGCGAGGCGATTGTCATCAAATGAAAACGCTGCTGTTTGATCCCGGCGGGAATTGCGCTCTAGCAGTGGAAGGTGTTGGCTCGTTTTACTCGTACCTACCGCAATTCGTATCTACTGCAGTACGGTGTCGCCATCTAATTCAAGGTTGCTGTGTAGCAAAGCGTTTCGCAAATCTGGAGAAGCATCGAACCGCGGGACCTATTTCAATAAATTGGAAGATCTAG